A DNA window from Pseudomonas wuhanensis contains the following coding sequences:
- a CDS encoding TatD family hydrolase, whose protein sequence is MQLIDIGVNLTNPSFADKHQAVLDRAYAAGVCQLVLTGTSIEGSEQALELCQQLDESAQRLFATAGIHPHSASDWNADSAQRLRSLLKEANVMAVGECGLDFNRDFSPRPQQEKVLEEHLAMAVELQLPVFLHERDASQRLLEILRDYRDQLPAAVVHCFTGEKKALFSYLDLDLHIGITGWICDERRGTHLHPLVKEIKRGRLMLESDAPYLLPRSLRPKPKNGRNEPAYLIEVLREVALHRGETVEDLAAHSTACARAFFGLPSIAQ, encoded by the coding sequence ATGCAACTCATCGATATCGGCGTCAACCTGACCAACCCCAGTTTCGCCGACAAACACCAGGCTGTACTCGACCGTGCTTATGCTGCCGGGGTCTGCCAACTGGTGCTCACCGGGACCAGCATCGAGGGCAGCGAACAGGCTCTGGAACTGTGCCAGCAACTGGACGAAAGCGCTCAACGGCTATTCGCTACGGCCGGTATTCACCCGCACTCGGCCAGTGACTGGAACGCCGACAGTGCTCAGCGTCTGCGCAGTTTGCTCAAGGAGGCGAACGTAATGGCCGTGGGTGAATGTGGTCTCGATTTCAATCGTGATTTCTCGCCCCGCCCGCAACAGGAAAAAGTCCTGGAAGAACATCTGGCGATGGCGGTCGAGCTGCAATTGCCGGTGTTCCTGCATGAGCGCGATGCCAGCCAACGATTGCTGGAGATCCTGCGTGATTACCGCGACCAGTTGCCAGCCGCCGTGGTGCACTGTTTCACCGGTGAGAAAAAGGCACTGTTCAGCTACCTCGACCTGGATCTACACATCGGCATCACTGGCTGGATCTGCGATGAACGCCGAGGCACGCACTTACATCCGTTGGTCAAGGAGATTAAACGCGGGCGCTTGATGCTGGAGAGCGATGCGCCGTATCTGCTGCCCCGCAGTCTGCGACCCAAGCCGAAAAATGGTCGCAACGAGCCGGCGTATCTGATCGAAGTGTTGCGGGAGGTGGCGTTGCATCGTGGGGAAACGGTGGAAGATTTGGCTGCTCACAGCACGGCCTGTGCGCGAGCGTTCTTCGGTCTGCCCTCAATCGCCCAATAA
- a CDS encoding transglycosylase SLT domain-containing protein has protein sequence MTRPSLLLLLCCSLLLPMPAVARLAGPLQAVPAAKVRDLAEIRSSRVLRVLVNQSRNSSGEVQGQAIGVEYHRLRAFEQYLNGHARDGQEITLKIIPKAKDQLLGALQRGEGDLVAPGELLDPQSGLAVSTSQPIASNVPLLLVGIKGERRYTRLEQLSGKTLALPTGSAAGDAVSQINQKLALHKLPPVKIEWVDPSLAVEDVLEMVQGGIFHLTIVEQPIAERWGKILPKLRFDRQVIISEPGEEFWFVRRDASMLRSSIDRFLTTYKKPSDQDVAFLRIYRRLYQVHYPLAKADRQRLEKLRPVLQKHAEAQGMDWLNLAALAFKESALQPNARSGSGPTGLMQITPSAAQRVGVSNIQNLDANVQAGAKYLAMIRRKFFASPKLNERERMAFVLAAYNMGPERVQGMRAEARRRGLNPNQWFFQVERIAMEQVGMGAVSYVNSVNKYYLAFDRERESLEPQGQKVVSRK, from the coding sequence ATGACTCGTCCCTCGCTTTTGTTACTGCTGTGTTGTTCGTTGCTGCTGCCAATGCCGGCGGTTGCGCGTCTGGCCGGGCCGTTGCAAGCCGTGCCGGCGGCCAAGGTCCGCGACCTGGCGGAGATTCGTAGCAGTCGCGTGCTGCGGGTGTTGGTCAACCAAAGCCGCAACAGCTCCGGTGAAGTCCAGGGTCAGGCCATCGGCGTCGAGTACCACCGTCTGCGCGCTTTCGAACAATACCTCAATGGCCATGCTCGTGACGGCCAGGAAATCACCCTCAAGATCATTCCCAAAGCCAAGGATCAACTGCTCGGCGCGTTACAGCGCGGGGAGGGTGATCTGGTCGCGCCGGGGGAGTTGCTCGATCCGCAATCGGGCCTTGCGGTCAGCACCAGTCAACCGATTGCCAGCAATGTGCCGTTGCTGCTGGTGGGGATCAAAGGCGAACGACGTTACACCCGTCTCGAACAACTCTCGGGCAAAACCCTTGCGCTACCCACCGGCAGCGCCGCCGGGGATGCGGTCAGTCAGATCAATCAGAAGCTCGCGCTGCACAAATTGCCTCCAGTGAAGATCGAGTGGGTCGATCCCAGCCTGGCGGTCGAGGACGTGCTGGAAATGGTCCAGGGCGGGATCTTTCATCTGACGATTGTCGAGCAACCGATTGCCGAACGTTGGGGCAAGATCCTGCCCAAATTGCGCTTCGATCGTCAGGTCATTATCAGCGAGCCGGGCGAGGAATTCTGGTTCGTGCGCCGCGATGCCTCAATGCTGCGTTCGAGCATCGATCGCTTCCTGACTACCTACAAGAAGCCGTCGGACCAGGATGTGGCGTTCCTGCGGATTTATCGACGCTTGTATCAAGTGCACTATCCCTTGGCCAAGGCCGATCGGCAGCGCCTGGAAAAACTTCGACCGGTGCTACAGAAACACGCTGAAGCCCAAGGCATGGACTGGCTGAACCTGGCGGCGCTGGCCTTCAAGGAGTCGGCGCTGCAACCCAACGCCAGAAGCGGTAGCGGCCCCACCGGCCTGATGCAAATCACCCCGTCCGCCGCCCAACGGGTTGGCGTGAGTAATATTCAAAACCTCGACGCCAATGTGCAGGCCGGCGCCAAGTACCTGGCAATGATCCGCCGCAAGTTTTTTGCCAGCCCCAAACTCAATGAACGCGAGCGCATGGCGTTCGTGCTGGCGGCCTACAACATGGGACCGGAGCGGGTTCAAGGCATGCGCGCCGAGGCTCGGCGACGCGGCCTGAATCCTAATCAGTGGTTTTTCCAGGTCGAGCGCATCGCCATGGAGCAGGTGGGAATGGGGGCTGTCAGCTATGTTAATAGCGTGAACAAGTATTACTTGGCGTTCGATCGGGAGCGGGAGTCGTTGGAGCCTCAGGGGCAAAAAGTGGTCTCGCGGAAATGA
- a CDS encoding DoxX family protein, translating to MSTLINKVLFTRAGYGLTILRIFVGIIFAAHGAQKLFGAFGGYGIAGTAQYMESIGLAPGHLMAMLAGGTEFFGGLALIIGLLVRPAALGLTFLSLVAIFSVHISNGLFMANNGYEFALALLGGSLAVLIEGAGKLSVDRAITD from the coding sequence ATGAGCACACTGATCAACAAGGTATTGTTCACTCGCGCGGGCTACGGTCTGACGATTCTGCGCATTTTCGTCGGCATCATCTTCGCGGCCCATGGCGCACAGAAACTCTTCGGGGCATTCGGTGGCTACGGCATTGCCGGCACCGCGCAGTACATGGAAAGCATCGGGCTGGCACCGGGTCACCTGATGGCGATGCTGGCCGGTGGTACCGAGTTCTTCGGCGGTCTGGCGCTGATCATCGGTCTGCTGGTACGCCCGGCAGCGCTGGGGTTGACCTTCCTTTCGCTGGTGGCGATTTTCTCGGTGCACATCAGCAACGGTCTGTTCATGGCTAACAACGGTTATGAATTCGCGCTGGCTTTGCTCGGTGGCAGCCTCGCGGTACTGATCGAAGGTGCAGGCAAGCTGTCGGTAGACCGCGCCATCACCGACTGA
- a CDS encoding class I SAM-dependent methyltransferase yields MNALSPVIRPAPITAHLTQRNPKILLGGKHQPTLLRYLDGWPRRTGGPAAFLIQFVDDGESLARFADDSFDLAVIQSPSAEDAPEMIKQLTRVARQGLIARR; encoded by the coding sequence ATGAATGCATTAAGCCCCGTTATACGCCCCGCGCCGATCACGGCACACCTCACCCAGCGCAATCCAAAAATCCTGCTTGGCGGTAAACATCAGCCGACGCTTCTGCGTTACCTCGATGGCTGGCCACGTCGTACCGGTGGGCCTGCTGCTTTCCTGATTCAGTTTGTCGACGACGGCGAGTCACTGGCACGGTTTGCCGACGACAGTTTCGATCTGGCGGTGATTCAATCGCCCAGTGCAGAGGATGCACCTGAAATGATCAAACAGCTGACCCGCGTCGCGCGCCAAGGACTGATTGCCCGCCGCTGA
- the greB gene encoding transcription elongation factor GreB, with translation MSRYRPPRTAGTALITPEGEARMRAEFHELWHVRRPQVTQSVSEAAAQGDRSENAEYTYGKKMLREIDSRVRFLTKRLEALKVVSEKPSDPNKVYFGAWVTIEDEDGKESRYRIVGPDELDLKLGLISIDSPLARALIGKALDAEVRVQTPTGEQCVYIVAIDYL, from the coding sequence ATGAGCCGTTATCGCCCTCCCCGCACCGCTGGCACCGCGCTGATCACCCCCGAAGGTGAAGCGCGGATGCGGGCCGAGTTTCATGAACTCTGGCATGTGCGCCGACCACAAGTGACGCAATCGGTCAGCGAAGCGGCGGCCCAGGGCGATCGCTCGGAAAACGCCGAGTACACCTACGGCAAAAAAATGCTGCGCGAGATCGACAGTCGCGTGCGTTTTCTCACCAAACGCCTGGAAGCGCTCAAGGTCGTCAGCGAAAAACCCAGCGATCCGAACAAGGTTTATTTTGGCGCGTGGGTCACGATTGAAGATGAAGACGGCAAAGAGTCGCGCTATCGCATTGTCGGGCCAGATGAGCTGGATCTGAAACTAGGCCTGATCAGCATCGATTCACCGTTGGCGCGCGCCTTGATCGGCAAGGCACTGGACGCCGAAGTGCGGGTGCAGACGCCGACTGGCGAACAATGCGTGTATATCGTGGCGATCGACTATTTATAA